The Streptomyces sp. NBC_00691 genome has a segment encoding these proteins:
- a CDS encoding DUF742 domain-containing protein, with amino-acid sequence MTTPQEGPWLDDAAGRLIRPYTVSGGRTKPTTALDLLSMVMATGSSPQTHMGPEHSLALGLCDGPTSVAEIAAHLRLPAVVTKVLLSDLVDCGALTARAPRFHANPTDRSLLEAVLDGLRQRL; translated from the coding sequence GTGACGACCCCCCAGGAAGGGCCCTGGCTCGACGACGCGGCCGGCCGGCTGATCCGCCCGTACACCGTCAGCGGCGGCCGGACCAAGCCGACCACCGCACTGGACCTGCTGTCCATGGTGATGGCGACCGGATCGTCACCCCAGACCCATATGGGTCCGGAGCACAGCCTGGCCCTCGGGCTGTGCGACGGGCCCACCTCGGTGGCCGAGATCGCGGCGCACTTACGGCTCCCCGCCGTGGTGACCAAGGTCCTGCTCTCCGACCTCGTGGACTGCGGGGCTCTCACCGCCCGCGCTCCCCGGTTCCACGCCAATCCAACCGACCGTTCCTTGCTGGAGGCAGTGCTCGATGGCCTACGACAACGGCTCTGA
- a CDS encoding substrate-binding domain-containing protein, with product MEREIVGLSSMATRSILAEVCGSIRLTHGIEVRFESAGGVEIARRVREGAEADLVVLAAGALAALEGQGHLVAGTARPLWISQVVAAVPAGAPVPELDSESDLRAALLSAKTIAYSTGPSGTALVDLISRMTLTDTLADRLVQAPPGVPAGSLLSSGHADLAFQQHSELMDLPGVVVAGPLPGDTAISSTFSAGVLATSTAPGPAREVLDLLGSDAASRTARARGMRTPEDSPTGDTVTGTA from the coding sequence GTGGAACGAGAGATCGTCGGACTGTCCTCGATGGCGACGCGGTCGATCCTGGCCGAGGTCTGCGGATCCATCCGGCTCACACACGGGATCGAGGTGCGCTTCGAGTCCGCCGGCGGGGTCGAGATCGCACGCCGGGTCCGCGAGGGCGCCGAGGCCGACCTGGTGGTTCTCGCCGCCGGAGCACTCGCCGCGCTGGAGGGACAAGGACACCTCGTGGCGGGCACGGCACGCCCGCTCTGGATCTCCCAGGTGGTCGCCGCCGTCCCGGCGGGAGCGCCGGTTCCGGAACTCGACTCCGAATCCGACCTGCGGGCAGCGCTGCTGTCGGCGAAGACGATCGCCTACTCCACCGGTCCCAGCGGGACGGCGCTCGTCGACCTGATCAGCCGGATGACGCTCACCGATACGCTCGCGGACCGGCTCGTCCAGGCACCGCCGGGGGTGCCCGCCGGCAGCCTGCTGTCGTCCGGCCACGCGGATCTGGCTTTCCAGCAGCACAGTGAGCTGATGGACCTGCCGGGCGTCGTCGTGGCCGGCCCGCTGCCGGGCGACACCGCGATCAGTTCGACGTTCAGCGCAGGCGTACTGGCCACCTCGACCGCGCCGGGCCCCGCTCGCGAGGTCCTCGACCTCCTGGGCTCCGACGCGGCATCGAGGACCGCCCGCGCCAGAGGCATGCGGACGCCCGAGGACTCCCCGACCGGAGACACTGTCACCGGCACGGCGTGA
- a CDS encoding roadblock/LC7 domain-containing protein translates to MASNVPPGHSSDLDWLLSGLVQRVPYTRNAVLLSSDGLVKSVHGLDPDAADHMAALASGLYSLGRSAGARFGDGGEVRQVVVELDSTLLFVSTAGSGTCLAVLAGREADAAVLGYEMAMLVKSVRPYLVTPARQAAGAVGGIGQ, encoded by the coding sequence ATGGCGAGCAATGTGCCCCCCGGCCATTCCTCGGACCTCGACTGGCTGCTGAGCGGACTGGTCCAGCGGGTCCCGTACACCCGCAACGCCGTTCTGCTCTCCTCCGACGGCCTCGTGAAATCCGTCCACGGCCTCGACCCCGACGCCGCCGACCACATGGCCGCCCTCGCCTCCGGCCTGTACTCCCTCGGCCGCAGCGCGGGCGCCCGGTTCGGCGACGGCGGCGAGGTGCGGCAGGTGGTCGTGGAGCTCGACTCCACCCTCCTGTTCGTGTCCACCGCGGGCTCCGGCACCTGCCTGGCGGTGCTGGCGGGCCGCGAGGCGGACGCCGCGGTCCTCGGGTACGAGATGGCGATGCTCGTCAAGAGCGTCCGGCCGTACCTGGTCACCCCCGCCCGGCAGGCAGCCGGAGCGGTGGGCGGCATCGGCCAGTGA
- a CDS encoding 4-hydroxybenzoate 3-monooxygenase, with product MAGTTVDTIASVPVAVIGAGPAGLMLAHLLGRAGVETIVIDTRTRHEIETTQRAGILEADVARDLVDTGVSDRILRDGHEHAGVELRVDGRPHRIDFQELVGASVWLYPQTDVFVDLANARDRDGGTVHFGIRDTEVLDITTDAPRVRYTSPDGARHEIRARYVVGADGSRSMCRDLMPEDRRVRYGKEYPFAWFGILAEAPMSAPELVYAHSEHGFALISQRTETVQRMYFQCGPDESVDAWSDDRIWETLQARVAGHDGFRLKEGTITEKTVLRFRSFVQQPMRWGSMVLAGDAAHTVPPTGARGLNLALHDVKVLAEVMLRALGDAGEAALEEYQSRALQRVWRAQNFSYWMTRLLHTEPGGTPYDLRRQLGELDNVVGTRAGRGYLAEQYTGWPTRPGN from the coding sequence ATGGCCGGCACCACCGTCGACACCATCGCCTCGGTTCCCGTCGCGGTCATCGGCGCCGGGCCGGCGGGCCTGATGCTGGCGCACCTGCTCGGTCGCGCGGGTGTCGAGACGATCGTCATCGACACCCGTACGAGGCACGAGATCGAGACGACGCAGCGGGCCGGGATCCTCGAGGCCGATGTGGCCCGTGACCTGGTCGACACCGGCGTCTCCGACCGGATCCTGCGCGACGGTCATGAGCACGCGGGCGTCGAACTCCGGGTCGACGGCCGGCCGCACCGCATCGACTTCCAGGAGCTGGTCGGCGCGTCGGTCTGGCTCTACCCGCAGACCGACGTCTTCGTCGACCTGGCGAACGCCCGGGACCGGGACGGCGGCACGGTCCACTTCGGCATCCGGGACACAGAGGTCCTCGACATCACGACCGACGCCCCGCGTGTCCGCTACACCTCGCCCGACGGGGCCCGCCACGAGATCCGGGCCCGCTACGTCGTCGGCGCGGACGGTTCGCGCAGCATGTGCCGCGATCTGATGCCCGAGGACCGGCGGGTGCGCTACGGCAAGGAGTACCCCTTCGCCTGGTTCGGCATCCTGGCCGAGGCGCCCATGAGCGCGCCCGAACTGGTCTACGCCCACTCCGAGCACGGGTTCGCGCTGATCAGCCAGCGCACCGAGACCGTGCAGCGGATGTACTTCCAGTGCGGCCCCGACGAGTCCGTCGACGCCTGGTCGGACGACCGCATCTGGGAGACGCTCCAGGCCCGGGTGGCCGGCCACGACGGCTTCCGGCTCAAGGAGGGGACGATCACCGAGAAGACGGTGCTGCGATTCCGCTCGTTCGTGCAGCAGCCGATGCGCTGGGGCTCCATGGTTCTGGCGGGCGACGCGGCGCACACCGTACCGCCCACCGGCGCACGCGGCCTCAACCTCGCGCTGCACGACGTGAAGGTGCTTGCCGAGGTCATGCTCCGGGCGCTCGGCGACGCGGGCGAGGCGGCGCTGGAGGAGTACCAGTCGCGCGCCCTCCAGCGGGTCTGGCGGGCGCAGAACTTCTCGTACTGGATGACGCGGCTGCTGCACACCGAGCCCGGTGGCACACCGTACGACCTGCGTCGTCAACTCGGCGAGCTGGACAACGTGGTGGGGACGCGCGCCGGGCGCGGCTATCTCGCCGAGCAGTACACGGGCTGGCCCACCCGCCCCGGGAACTGA
- a CDS encoding GAF domain-containing protein, whose translation MTYDPTGHLLLTPIDKDAPARVQRLRELGLGERPEPAFDEFAHRLADVTGAPFSMVNFIDENRQFFAGLHTPEGTHSGSDLGAAAAGAGGVGRFMARDHGYCPHVVVRRKALVLEDVCDYPRFAGNPVVDEIGIRSYMGAPLIDRTGVALGTICVVDTDVRPWGRAGLETIKAMAAELMEQINRREDGMF comes from the coding sequence ATGACGTACGACCCCACCGGTCACCTCCTGCTGACCCCCATCGACAAGGATGCGCCGGCCCGTGTGCAGCGGCTGCGCGAACTCGGTCTCGGGGAGCGGCCGGAGCCGGCGTTCGACGAGTTCGCCCACCGGCTCGCGGACGTGACCGGAGCCCCGTTCTCGATGGTCAACTTCATCGACGAGAACCGGCAGTTCTTCGCAGGGCTGCACACCCCCGAGGGCACCCACTCGGGCAGCGACCTGGGCGCGGCCGCCGCGGGTGCCGGCGGCGTCGGCCGCTTCATGGCCCGCGACCACGGCTACTGCCCGCACGTCGTGGTGCGCCGCAAGGCGCTCGTCCTGGAGGACGTCTGCGACTACCCGCGCTTCGCGGGCAACCCGGTCGTGGACGAGATCGGCATCCGCTCCTACATGGGCGCGCCGTTGATAGACCGCACCGGTGTGGCGCTCGGCACCATCTGCGTGGTCGACACCGACGTCCGGCCGTGGGGGCGCGCCGGACTCGAGACGATCAAGGCGATGGCGGCCGAACTGATGGAGCAGATCAACCGTCGTGAGGACGGCATGTTCTGA
- a CDS encoding acyl-CoA dehydrogenase family protein yields the protein MDSYFSSRLHHRLRETVREFAEREVRPLIAEMEASRTVHHELSRLIAEQGWLGATISQEYGGMGAGHLAKTIIIEELSRVSGAMGAMVQASQLGTAKIVHFGSDEQRKTWLPAIAAGECLPTIAVTEPESGGHVLGMSASAVRDGDDYILNGSKVYVGNSHVGDLHGVVVRTGPGSKGLTAFLVESDRPGFRTGPQQEAMGLHGFSFGELIFENCRVPAANRLGDEGDGLSVAYSSSVLYGRANLTAVSLGIHQAILEETTRFASERIRYGKPLHDLPTVKLKLGQMQSRLMTARLAAYHAVHLLDQGLSCDTELMNAKLVNVESAIDSGRNAMEIHAAAGLFTDRAIERYLRDAHHIFAPAGTSDIQLLRLAEVALGQDKGSWSERLSELVRTPDLEPLHA from the coding sequence ATGGACAGCTACTTCAGCAGTCGCCTGCATCATCGGCTCAGGGAGACGGTCCGGGAGTTCGCGGAGCGTGAGGTTCGACCGCTGATAGCCGAGATGGAGGCGTCCCGTACCGTCCACCACGAACTGTCCCGGCTGATCGCCGAACAGGGCTGGCTAGGGGCGACTATCAGCCAGGAGTACGGCGGCATGGGCGCCGGCCACCTGGCCAAGACGATCATCATCGAGGAGTTGTCCCGGGTCAGCGGCGCCATGGGCGCCATGGTCCAGGCCTCCCAGCTGGGCACGGCCAAGATCGTCCACTTCGGCAGCGACGAGCAGCGCAAGACCTGGCTGCCGGCGATCGCCGCGGGCGAGTGCCTGCCGACCATCGCGGTCACCGAGCCCGAGTCCGGTGGACACGTCCTCGGGATGAGCGCCAGCGCGGTACGGGACGGCGACGACTACATCCTCAACGGCAGCAAGGTCTACGTCGGCAACAGCCACGTCGGCGATCTCCATGGAGTCGTGGTCAGGACCGGTCCCGGCTCGAAGGGCCTCACCGCTTTCCTGGTCGAATCCGATCGCCCGGGGTTCAGGACCGGTCCGCAGCAGGAGGCCATGGGGCTCCACGGCTTCAGCTTCGGCGAGCTGATCTTCGAGAACTGCCGGGTTCCGGCAGCCAACCGCCTCGGCGACGAGGGTGACGGCCTCTCCGTCGCGTACTCCTCCAGCGTCCTCTACGGCAGGGCCAACCTCACCGCCGTCTCGCTCGGCATCCACCAGGCGATCCTGGAGGAGACCACCCGCTTCGCCTCCGAGCGCATCCGGTACGGCAAGCCGCTCCACGACCTCCCCACGGTCAAGCTCAAGCTGGGCCAGATGCAGTCCCGTCTCATGACCGCCCGGCTGGCCGCGTACCACGCCGTGCACCTGCTCGACCAGGGGCTTTCCTGCGACACCGAGCTGATGAACGCCAAGCTCGTCAATGTGGAGTCGGCGATCGACTCCGGTCGCAACGCGATGGAGATCCACGCCGCCGCCGGCCTCTTCACGGACCGAGCCATCGAGCGGTACCTCCGTGACGCGCACCACATCTTCGCCCCGGCCGGCACCTCCGACATCCAGCTCCTGCGGCTGGCCGAGGTCGCCCTCGGCCAGGACAAGGGCAGCTGGTCGGAGCGGCTCTCCGAGCTGGTCCGCACACCGGACCTCGAGCCCCTCCACGCCTGA
- a CDS encoding GTP-binding protein, whose amino-acid sequence MAYDNGSERHDSFASDPFPTALKILVAGGFGVGKTTLVGAVSEIEPLSTEELLTSVSAATDSLEGVESKTTTTVAMDFGRITLDDRHVLYLFGTPGQERFWFMWDELSEGALGAVVLADTRRLQECFSAVDFFERRGIQFVVAVNEFDGSFRYEPDEVRAALDLKPEVPVVLCDARISSSGIRTLLTLVQHLLTTIPAAVPSYGATP is encoded by the coding sequence ATGGCCTACGACAACGGCTCTGAGCGCCACGACAGTTTCGCGTCCGACCCGTTCCCCACCGCGCTCAAGATCCTGGTGGCGGGCGGCTTCGGCGTGGGCAAGACGACGCTCGTGGGCGCGGTCAGCGAGATCGAACCGCTGAGCACCGAAGAACTGCTCACCTCGGTCAGCGCCGCCACCGACAGCCTGGAGGGCGTGGAGTCGAAGACCACGACCACCGTGGCGATGGACTTCGGCCGCATCACGCTCGACGACCGGCATGTCCTCTACCTCTTCGGCACCCCCGGCCAGGAGCGCTTCTGGTTCATGTGGGACGAACTCTCCGAGGGCGCGCTCGGGGCGGTCGTCCTGGCCGACACCCGACGGCTCCAGGAGTGCTTCTCCGCCGTGGACTTCTTCGAACGGCGCGGCATCCAGTTCGTCGTGGCGGTCAACGAGTTCGACGGCTCCTTCCGCTACGAGCCGGACGAGGTGCGGGCCGCGCTCGACCTCAAGCCGGAGGTGCCGGTCGTCCTCTGCGACGCCCGCATCTCCAGCTCCGGCATCCGCACCCTGCTGACCCTCGTCCAGCATCTGCTCACCACCATCCCGGCCGCCGTGCCGAGCTACGGAGCCACGCCATGA
- a CDS encoding sensor histidine kinase — MSQLRAPASRSDRREGGRHGRSGARPAPGTGSNPPTQPPASHTMEARIRPQLLRTSVLPAVAVALGGAAAVLFTIRSTGATPTPGLWAALTGAAAITVASVTAAALGADRAAKAVLDRCNALRRTSARGQNELQTIIEQLRRGEGLPPRPALPTGTASGDEFDLLSQELTRSHEAAVAAVVQASRLSSSVGNEQKVEVFVNLARRLQSLVHREIQLLDELENEVEDPELLKGLFHVDHLATRIRRHAENLAVLGGAISRRQWSNPVTMTEVLRSSIAEVEQYPRVKLVPPIDGTLRGHAVADVIHLLAELVENATLFSAPHTTVLLRAQYVTAGLAIEVEDRGLGMPVTEQNKMNALLADPDQVNVAHLLQDGRIGLFVVSALARRHGIAVRLQSNIYGGVQAVLVLPQGLLGADPEGLAQHERQAAATAGSSAVPPNQVQMQPQPTAQPHVPSQPAPPVPVPAAAPLPAPMTAPAPAHPQAPVPAAMNTTATTGPAPHSVPSPERTAVRHEAAPAHDPLAYPRTTERSHGYADSGRPSAAPPRPAAAGHSGPPASLLSPLPPAPEDNGRPVLPKRRAQEHIVPQLRDEPVARKPEEHALHDPGLMAAFQRGIGLAESQPAPHESLRPGDAHKE, encoded by the coding sequence ATGTCTCAACTTCGCGCACCCGCCTCGCGGTCCGATCGACGCGAGGGCGGGCGGCACGGCCGGTCAGGCGCCCGCCCCGCCCCCGGTACCGGTAGCAACCCCCCGACGCAGCCCCCCGCGTCGCACACCATGGAAGCCCGTATACGCCCCCAACTCCTCCGCACCTCCGTGCTTCCCGCCGTCGCGGTCGCACTGGGCGGGGCCGCGGCCGTGCTCTTCACCATCCGTTCCACCGGCGCCACCCCGACGCCCGGCCTCTGGGCCGCGCTCACCGGCGCAGCCGCGATCACGGTGGCCTCCGTGACGGCCGCCGCGCTCGGCGCGGACCGGGCCGCCAAAGCGGTGCTCGACCGCTGCAACGCCCTGCGCCGCACCAGCGCCCGCGGCCAGAACGAACTGCAGACGATCATCGAACAGTTGCGCAGGGGAGAGGGCCTTCCGCCCCGCCCCGCGCTGCCGACCGGCACCGCGTCCGGCGATGAATTCGACCTGCTCTCGCAGGAGCTGACGCGTTCTCACGAGGCCGCCGTGGCAGCCGTCGTGCAGGCCTCCCGGCTCTCCAGCAGCGTCGGCAACGAACAGAAGGTCGAGGTCTTCGTCAACCTCGCCCGGCGCCTCCAGTCCCTGGTCCACCGCGAGATCCAGCTCCTCGACGAGCTGGAGAACGAGGTCGAGGACCCGGAGCTGCTCAAGGGCCTGTTCCACGTCGACCACCTGGCCACCCGCATCCGCCGGCACGCCGAGAACCTCGCCGTGCTCGGTGGCGCCATCTCCCGTCGCCAGTGGTCGAACCCGGTCACCATGACCGAGGTGCTGCGTTCCTCCATCGCCGAGGTCGAGCAGTACCCGCGGGTCAAGCTCGTACCCCCGATCGACGGCACGCTCCGGGGCCACGCCGTGGCCGACGTCATCCACCTCCTCGCCGAACTCGTCGAGAACGCCACGCTGTTCTCCGCGCCGCACACCACGGTGCTGCTGCGCGCGCAGTACGTCACGGCCGGTCTGGCGATCGAGGTGGAGGACCGCGGTCTCGGCATGCCCGTCACCGAGCAGAACAAGATGAACGCCCTGCTCGCCGACCCCGACCAGGTCAACGTGGCGCATCTGCTCCAGGACGGCCGCATCGGACTCTTCGTCGTCTCGGCCCTCGCCCGCCGTCACGGCATCGCCGTACGACTCCAGTCCAACATCTACGGCGGCGTGCAGGCCGTTCTCGTGCTCCCGCAGGGCCTCCTCGGAGCCGACCCCGAGGGCCTCGCCCAGCACGAGCGCCAGGCCGCCGCGACCGCCGGATCCTCCGCGGTCCCGCCGAACCAGGTGCAGATGCAGCCCCAGCCGACGGCGCAGCCGCACGTGCCGTCGCAGCCCGCGCCCCCGGTCCCCGTACCGGCCGCGGCTCCCTTGCCGGCGCCCATGACCGCCCCGGCACCGGCCCACCCCCAGGCGCCCGTGCCCGCGGCCATGAACACGACGGCCACCACCGGACCCGCACCGCACTCCGTTCCCTCCCCGGAGCGGACCGCCGTCCGCCACGAGGCGGCCCCGGCCCACGACCCGCTCGCCTACCCCCGTACCACCGAGCGGTCCCACGGCTACGCGGACTCCGGCCGGCCGTCCGCGGCACCGCCGCGGCCCGCCGCGGCCGGCCACTCGGGCCCGCCCGCCTCGCTCCTCTCGCCGCTCCCCCCGGCACCCGAGGACAACGGCCGGCCCGTGCTCCCCAAGCGGCGCGCCCAGGAGCACATCGTCCCGCAGCTGCGCGACGAGCCGGTGGCCCGCAAGCCCGAGGAACACGCCCTGCACGACCCCGGCTTGATGGCCGCGTTCCAGCGCGGCATCGGTCTCGCAGAGTCCCAGCCCGCCCCCCATGAATCGCTGCGTCCAGGCGACGCGCACAAGGAGTAG
- a CDS encoding IclR family transcriptional regulator, producing the protein MSAPRSTAAGKVLDVLAAFDREHPSQTLSEIAQRTGLALSTAHRVVTELAAWGALERGEDGSWHVGLRLWEIASGCPRTQILRDVALPFMQDLYEVTHENIQLAVREGSELVFVERIAGHRSVELLTMVGSRFPVSSTGMGRVLLAHAPRDVQEEVLEAPLRAWTPHTVTDPRTLRTQLDRIRREQVFVSDRQLSETTVAVATPVRIGRTGPVSAVLGVVFTARDASRAGRLREPLLRAAHGISDELGRRTRTTV; encoded by the coding sequence GTGAGCGCACCCCGTAGTACAGCGGCAGGAAAAGTCCTGGATGTGCTCGCGGCCTTCGACCGCGAGCACCCGTCGCAGACCTTGTCGGAGATCGCCCAGCGCACGGGACTGGCCCTGAGCACCGCGCACCGGGTGGTCACCGAACTGGCCGCCTGGGGAGCGCTGGAACGCGGTGAGGACGGGTCGTGGCACGTCGGGCTGAGGCTCTGGGAGATCGCCTCGGGCTGTCCTCGCACCCAGATCCTGCGCGATGTGGCCCTGCCGTTCATGCAGGACCTCTACGAGGTGACCCACGAGAACATCCAGCTCGCGGTGCGCGAGGGCAGCGAGCTGGTGTTCGTCGAGCGGATCGCCGGGCACCGGTCGGTGGAGCTGCTGACGATGGTCGGGAGCCGATTCCCCGTCAGCTCCACCGGGATGGGCCGGGTGCTGCTGGCGCACGCGCCGCGGGACGTGCAGGAGGAGGTCCTCGAAGCGCCGCTGCGGGCCTGGACCCCGCACACCGTCACCGACCCCCGGACCTTGCGCACGCAGTTGGACCGCATCCGGCGTGAGCAGGTCTTCGTCAGTGACCGGCAGCTCTCGGAGACCACGGTCGCCGTGGCCACGCCGGTACGCATCGGCAGGACCGGCCCCGTCAGCGCCGTGCTGGGGGTCGTCTTCACGGCACGGGACGCGAGTCGTGCGGGCAGGCTGCGCGAGCCCCTGCTGCGGGCCGCGCACGGGATCTCCGACGAGCTCGGACGGCGCACCCGCACGACGGTCTGA